In Temnothorax longispinosus isolate EJ_2023e chromosome 2, Tlon_JGU_v1, whole genome shotgun sequence, one DNA window encodes the following:
- the Pitslre gene encoding uncharacterized protein Pitslre isoform X3 encodes MLPRIFSFSEEEGGDTADSLDIKPPQAVVRHHKSSSSHRREKHSDRRNRRDEKERKSRQHEREDRHRDKHRHRRHVGEPLERPERLESSKRNRERMERLDRMESHSRDRESSRHDRKERSTGDRVLEDLRERLLDKRRERREDPRDTRNYKIESSRHEVRLEDLREIRESRDRREVRMDDLRERREMRTVDDGRERREIRMEDQRHVRVIMDEQFSESELMERSEKRRKRSHKHDRARERDQEKMEREKEHRDKQLREAMEIVTDDINEMDVQNDISMQIKDPKEMTEQELRKERLLEADREMARRKEVSRMELEARRMKRGEKRPMSPDNNPDPSIVELSDESVSPARSEGARSKSAESRHSSEGERSPHERSSERHSSDSSESSSDDDDESNESNKGSGGDSNDGSEYNNPSPLSVDRLAKSDHSDGDSPGHVESNNAPKNIEEEEKKEEEPELPPYLPAIQGCRSVEEFQCLNRIEEGTYGVVYRARDKRTDEIVALKRLKMEKEKEGFPITSLREINTLLKAQHPNIVTVREIVVGSNMDKIFIVMDYVEHDLKSLIETMKQKKQVFIPGEVKCLMQQLLRAVAHLHDNWILHRDLKTSNLLLSHRGILKVGDFGLAREYGSPLRQYTPIVVTLWYRAPELLLCDKEYAGIYSTPIDMWSVGCIFAELLRMEPLFPGKSDIDQLNKIFKELGTPSERIWPGYAKLPIVQKIPFAHYPVNNLRQRFSLSLSDLGIELLNKFLTYDPRQRVTAEDASNHGYFTEAPLPIDPQMFPTWPAKSEQGIRTTNASPKPPSGGREYKQLGDGDDADLSNSGFHMGMMEGGRAPPVGGGFHLKF; translated from the exons ATGCTGCCCAGAATTTTTAG CTTTTCAGAGGAAGAGGGTGGCGACACGGCCGACTCCTTGGATATCAAACCACCGCAGGCAGTTGTTCGCCATCATAAGTCTAGCTCGTCCCATCGAAGGGAGAAGCACAGCGACAGGAGAAATCGTAGAGATGAGAAAGAGCGGAAGTCGCGTCAGCACGAACGCGAAGACAGACATAGGGACAAGCACAGGCATCGTAGACATGTGGGAGAGCCTCTTGAAAGACCCGAGCGTTTGGAAAGCTCCAAGAGGAATCGTGAGAGAATGGAGCGACTAGACAGGATGGAGAGCCATTCTAGAGACAGAGAATCTTCCAGGCACGATCGCAAGGAAAGAAGTACAGGAGACCGCGTCCTAGAAGATTTGAGGGAAAG ATTGTTGGACAAGAGAAGGGAGAGACGGGAGGATCCGCGTGATACtcgtaattataaaatcgagTCGTCTCGACACGAGGTGCGATTGGAGGATCTGCGAGAGATACGCGAGTCGCGCGATCGGCGAGAAGTACGTATGGACGACCTGCGGGAACGTCGTGAAATGCGTACCGTGGACGACGGTAGAGAACGTCGCGAGATTCGCATGGAGGATCAGAGGCACGTACGCGTGATCATGGACGAGCAGTTCTCGGAGAGCGAGCTGATGGAACGATCCGAGAAACGTCGCAAGAGATCTCACAAGCACGATAGAGCTCGCGAGAGAGACCAAGAGAAGATGGAGCGCGAGAAGGAGCACAGGGACAAACAGCTGCGGGAAGCGATGGAGATCGTAACCGATGATATTAACGAGATGGATGTGCAAAATGACATCTCTATGCAGATTAAAGATCCAAAGGAGATGACGGAACAGGAACTTAGGAAAGAAAGGCTGTTGGAAGCCGACAGAGAAATGGCCAGGCGCAAAGAGGTATCTAGAATGGAGTTGGAAGCGAGAAGAATGAAGAGAGGCGAGAAACGGCCCATGAGTCCGGATAACAATCCAGATCCTTCGATTGTAGAACTGTCGGATGAAAGCGTCAGTCCTGCTCGTTCCGAGGGCGCGCGATCGAAATCAGCCGAGTCTAGACACTCGTCCGAAGGTGAGAGAAGTCCGCACGAGAGGTCCTCGGAGCGACATTCGTCCGACTCTTCGGAATCGagcagcgacgacgacgatgaatCTAACGAATCGAATAAAGGTTCTGGGGGCGATTCCAATGATGGCTCAGAATACAACAATCCAAGTCCATTGTCCGTCGATCGATTAGCCAAATCCGATCATTCAGATGGAGACTCTCCGGGACATGTCGAGTCCAACAATGCTCCGAAAAACATagaagaggaggaaaagaaagaggaggaaCCAGAGTTACCGCCATATCTGCCAGCTATTCAAG GTTGTAGAAGCGTCGAAGAATTTCAATGTCTAAATCGAATCGAAGAAGGTACATATGGAGTCGTGTACAGAGCACGTGACAAACGTACAGATGAGATAGTCGCGTTAAAACGACTGAAAATGGAAAAGGAGAAGGAAGGCTTTCCGATTACGAGTCTGAGGGAGATCAATACATTATTGAAAGCGCAGCATCCCAATATTGTTACCGTGCGTGAGATAGTCGTCGGCAGTAACATGgataagatatttattgtcATGGATTACGTAGAGCACGATCTGAAATCCCTAATAGAAACCATGAAACAGAAGAAACAAGTTTTTATACCCG GAGAAGTTAAATGTCTTATGCAACAATTGTTACGCGCGGTCGCGCATCTGCATGATAATTGGATATTGCATCGCGATCTAAAGACGTCCAATTTGCTGTTAAGTCACAGGGGCATTTTGAAAGTCGGCGATTTTGGCTTAGCTCGTGAATATGGTTCTCCCTTGAGGCAATACACGCCTATCGTCGTAACGCTTTGGTATAGAGCTCCTGAATTATTGCTGTGTGACAAAGAATATGCAGGAATATATAGTACACCAATAGACATGTGGTCCGTAGG GTGCATTTTCGCTGAGCTTTTAAGAATGGAACCATTGTTCCCAGGAAAGTCGGATATAGATCAAttgaataagatatttaaggAGCTGGGTACACCGAGCGAAAGAATCTGGCCAGGATATGCTAAATTACCCATAGTACAAAAGATTCCATTCGCGCATTACCCTGTAAATAATCTCAGACAAAGATTTAGTTTATCGTTGTCCGATTTAGGTATCGAGTTGCTGAACAA ATTTCTAACGTATGATCCTCGCCAACGTGTAACCGCCGAAGACGCCAGTAATCATGGCTATTTTACTGAAGCGCCTTTGCCAATCGACCCGCAAATGTTTCCCACGTGGCCCGCCAAATCGGAGCAAGGAATTAGAACTACGAACGCGTCCCCGAAACCACCGAGCGGCGGCAGAGAATATAAGCAATTGGGCGACGGTGACGACGCCGATTTGAGCAACTCCGGTTTCCACATGGGCATGATGGAGGGTGGCAGGGCGCCGCCGGTTGGCGGTGGCTTTCACTTGAAATTCtag
- the Pitslre gene encoding uncharacterized protein Pitslre isoform X1: MSTPDMSDMDIDNQSEDGEIKKSPSKDMAEYSFSEEEGGDTADSLDIKPPQAVVRHHKSSSSHRREKHSDRRNRRDEKERKSRQHEREDRHRDKHRHRRHVGEPLERPERLESSKRNRERMERLDRMESHSRDRESSRHDRKERSTGDRVLEDLRERLLDKRRERREDPRDTRNYKIESSRHEVRLEDLREIRESRDRREVRMDDLRERREMRTVDDGRERREIRMEDQRHVRVIMDEQFSESELMERSEKRRKRSHKHDRARERDQEKMEREKEHRDKQLREAMEIVTDDINEMDVQNDISMQIKDPKEMTEQELRKERLLEADREMARRKEVSRMELEARRMKRGEKRPMSPDNNPDPSIVELSDESVSPARSEGARSKSAESRHSSEGERSPHERSSERHSSDSSESSSDDDDESNESNKGSGGDSNDGSEYNNPSPLSVDRLAKSDHSDGDSPGHVESNNAPKNIEEEEKKEEEPELPPYLPAIQGCRSVEEFQCLNRIEEGTYGVVYRARDKRTDEIVALKRLKMEKEKEGFPITSLREINTLLKAQHPNIVTVREIVVGSNMDKIFIVMDYVEHDLKSLIETMKQKKQVFIPGEVKCLMQQLLRAVAHLHDNWILHRDLKTSNLLLSHRGILKVGDFGLAREYGSPLRQYTPIVVTLWYRAPELLLCDKEYAGIYSTPIDMWSVGCIFAELLRMEPLFPGKSDIDQLNKIFKELGTPSERIWPGYAKLPIVQKIPFAHYPVNNLRQRFSLSLSDLGIELLNKFLTYDPRQRVTAEDASNHGYFTEAPLPIDPQMFPTWPAKSEQGIRTTNASPKPPSGGREYKQLGDGDDADLSNSGFHMGMMEGGRAPPVGGGFHLKF, translated from the exons ATGTCCACGCCGGATATGTCAGATATGGATATCGATAATCAAAGTGAAGACGGAGAAATTAAGAAGAGTCCATCGAAGGATATGGCTGAATACAG CTTTTCAGAGGAAGAGGGTGGCGACACGGCCGACTCCTTGGATATCAAACCACCGCAGGCAGTTGTTCGCCATCATAAGTCTAGCTCGTCCCATCGAAGGGAGAAGCACAGCGACAGGAGAAATCGTAGAGATGAGAAAGAGCGGAAGTCGCGTCAGCACGAACGCGAAGACAGACATAGGGACAAGCACAGGCATCGTAGACATGTGGGAGAGCCTCTTGAAAGACCCGAGCGTTTGGAAAGCTCCAAGAGGAATCGTGAGAGAATGGAGCGACTAGACAGGATGGAGAGCCATTCTAGAGACAGAGAATCTTCCAGGCACGATCGCAAGGAAAGAAGTACAGGAGACCGCGTCCTAGAAGATTTGAGGGAAAG ATTGTTGGACAAGAGAAGGGAGAGACGGGAGGATCCGCGTGATACtcgtaattataaaatcgagTCGTCTCGACACGAGGTGCGATTGGAGGATCTGCGAGAGATACGCGAGTCGCGCGATCGGCGAGAAGTACGTATGGACGACCTGCGGGAACGTCGTGAAATGCGTACCGTGGACGACGGTAGAGAACGTCGCGAGATTCGCATGGAGGATCAGAGGCACGTACGCGTGATCATGGACGAGCAGTTCTCGGAGAGCGAGCTGATGGAACGATCCGAGAAACGTCGCAAGAGATCTCACAAGCACGATAGAGCTCGCGAGAGAGACCAAGAGAAGATGGAGCGCGAGAAGGAGCACAGGGACAAACAGCTGCGGGAAGCGATGGAGATCGTAACCGATGATATTAACGAGATGGATGTGCAAAATGACATCTCTATGCAGATTAAAGATCCAAAGGAGATGACGGAACAGGAACTTAGGAAAGAAAGGCTGTTGGAAGCCGACAGAGAAATGGCCAGGCGCAAAGAGGTATCTAGAATGGAGTTGGAAGCGAGAAGAATGAAGAGAGGCGAGAAACGGCCCATGAGTCCGGATAACAATCCAGATCCTTCGATTGTAGAACTGTCGGATGAAAGCGTCAGTCCTGCTCGTTCCGAGGGCGCGCGATCGAAATCAGCCGAGTCTAGACACTCGTCCGAAGGTGAGAGAAGTCCGCACGAGAGGTCCTCGGAGCGACATTCGTCCGACTCTTCGGAATCGagcagcgacgacgacgatgaatCTAACGAATCGAATAAAGGTTCTGGGGGCGATTCCAATGATGGCTCAGAATACAACAATCCAAGTCCATTGTCCGTCGATCGATTAGCCAAATCCGATCATTCAGATGGAGACTCTCCGGGACATGTCGAGTCCAACAATGCTCCGAAAAACATagaagaggaggaaaagaaagaggaggaaCCAGAGTTACCGCCATATCTGCCAGCTATTCAAG GTTGTAGAAGCGTCGAAGAATTTCAATGTCTAAATCGAATCGAAGAAGGTACATATGGAGTCGTGTACAGAGCACGTGACAAACGTACAGATGAGATAGTCGCGTTAAAACGACTGAAAATGGAAAAGGAGAAGGAAGGCTTTCCGATTACGAGTCTGAGGGAGATCAATACATTATTGAAAGCGCAGCATCCCAATATTGTTACCGTGCGTGAGATAGTCGTCGGCAGTAACATGgataagatatttattgtcATGGATTACGTAGAGCACGATCTGAAATCCCTAATAGAAACCATGAAACAGAAGAAACAAGTTTTTATACCCG GAGAAGTTAAATGTCTTATGCAACAATTGTTACGCGCGGTCGCGCATCTGCATGATAATTGGATATTGCATCGCGATCTAAAGACGTCCAATTTGCTGTTAAGTCACAGGGGCATTTTGAAAGTCGGCGATTTTGGCTTAGCTCGTGAATATGGTTCTCCCTTGAGGCAATACACGCCTATCGTCGTAACGCTTTGGTATAGAGCTCCTGAATTATTGCTGTGTGACAAAGAATATGCAGGAATATATAGTACACCAATAGACATGTGGTCCGTAGG GTGCATTTTCGCTGAGCTTTTAAGAATGGAACCATTGTTCCCAGGAAAGTCGGATATAGATCAAttgaataagatatttaaggAGCTGGGTACACCGAGCGAAAGAATCTGGCCAGGATATGCTAAATTACCCATAGTACAAAAGATTCCATTCGCGCATTACCCTGTAAATAATCTCAGACAAAGATTTAGTTTATCGTTGTCCGATTTAGGTATCGAGTTGCTGAACAA ATTTCTAACGTATGATCCTCGCCAACGTGTAACCGCCGAAGACGCCAGTAATCATGGCTATTTTACTGAAGCGCCTTTGCCAATCGACCCGCAAATGTTTCCCACGTGGCCCGCCAAATCGGAGCAAGGAATTAGAACTACGAACGCGTCCCCGAAACCACCGAGCGGCGGCAGAGAATATAAGCAATTGGGCGACGGTGACGACGCCGATTTGAGCAACTCCGGTTTCCACATGGGCATGATGGAGGGTGGCAGGGCGCCGCCGGTTGGCGGTGGCTTTCACTTGAAATTCtag
- the Pitslre gene encoding uncharacterized protein Pitslre isoform X2 → MLPRIFRYSKSPRGNARFFSEEEGGDTADSLDIKPPQAVVRHHKSSSSHRREKHSDRRNRRDEKERKSRQHEREDRHRDKHRHRRHVGEPLERPERLESSKRNRERMERLDRMESHSRDRESSRHDRKERSTGDRVLEDLRERLLDKRRERREDPRDTRNYKIESSRHEVRLEDLREIRESRDRREVRMDDLRERREMRTVDDGRERREIRMEDQRHVRVIMDEQFSESELMERSEKRRKRSHKHDRARERDQEKMEREKEHRDKQLREAMEIVTDDINEMDVQNDISMQIKDPKEMTEQELRKERLLEADREMARRKEVSRMELEARRMKRGEKRPMSPDNNPDPSIVELSDESVSPARSEGARSKSAESRHSSEGERSPHERSSERHSSDSSESSSDDDDESNESNKGSGGDSNDGSEYNNPSPLSVDRLAKSDHSDGDSPGHVESNNAPKNIEEEEKKEEEPELPPYLPAIQGCRSVEEFQCLNRIEEGTYGVVYRARDKRTDEIVALKRLKMEKEKEGFPITSLREINTLLKAQHPNIVTVREIVVGSNMDKIFIVMDYVEHDLKSLIETMKQKKQVFIPGEVKCLMQQLLRAVAHLHDNWILHRDLKTSNLLLSHRGILKVGDFGLAREYGSPLRQYTPIVVTLWYRAPELLLCDKEYAGIYSTPIDMWSVGCIFAELLRMEPLFPGKSDIDQLNKIFKELGTPSERIWPGYAKLPIVQKIPFAHYPVNNLRQRFSLSLSDLGIELLNKFLTYDPRQRVTAEDASNHGYFTEAPLPIDPQMFPTWPAKSEQGIRTTNASPKPPSGGREYKQLGDGDDADLSNSGFHMGMMEGGRAPPVGGGFHLKF, encoded by the exons ATGCTGCCCAGAATTTTTAGGTATTCGAAATCGCCGCGAGGCAACGCACGTTT CTTTTCAGAGGAAGAGGGTGGCGACACGGCCGACTCCTTGGATATCAAACCACCGCAGGCAGTTGTTCGCCATCATAAGTCTAGCTCGTCCCATCGAAGGGAGAAGCACAGCGACAGGAGAAATCGTAGAGATGAGAAAGAGCGGAAGTCGCGTCAGCACGAACGCGAAGACAGACATAGGGACAAGCACAGGCATCGTAGACATGTGGGAGAGCCTCTTGAAAGACCCGAGCGTTTGGAAAGCTCCAAGAGGAATCGTGAGAGAATGGAGCGACTAGACAGGATGGAGAGCCATTCTAGAGACAGAGAATCTTCCAGGCACGATCGCAAGGAAAGAAGTACAGGAGACCGCGTCCTAGAAGATTTGAGGGAAAG ATTGTTGGACAAGAGAAGGGAGAGACGGGAGGATCCGCGTGATACtcgtaattataaaatcgagTCGTCTCGACACGAGGTGCGATTGGAGGATCTGCGAGAGATACGCGAGTCGCGCGATCGGCGAGAAGTACGTATGGACGACCTGCGGGAACGTCGTGAAATGCGTACCGTGGACGACGGTAGAGAACGTCGCGAGATTCGCATGGAGGATCAGAGGCACGTACGCGTGATCATGGACGAGCAGTTCTCGGAGAGCGAGCTGATGGAACGATCCGAGAAACGTCGCAAGAGATCTCACAAGCACGATAGAGCTCGCGAGAGAGACCAAGAGAAGATGGAGCGCGAGAAGGAGCACAGGGACAAACAGCTGCGGGAAGCGATGGAGATCGTAACCGATGATATTAACGAGATGGATGTGCAAAATGACATCTCTATGCAGATTAAAGATCCAAAGGAGATGACGGAACAGGAACTTAGGAAAGAAAGGCTGTTGGAAGCCGACAGAGAAATGGCCAGGCGCAAAGAGGTATCTAGAATGGAGTTGGAAGCGAGAAGAATGAAGAGAGGCGAGAAACGGCCCATGAGTCCGGATAACAATCCAGATCCTTCGATTGTAGAACTGTCGGATGAAAGCGTCAGTCCTGCTCGTTCCGAGGGCGCGCGATCGAAATCAGCCGAGTCTAGACACTCGTCCGAAGGTGAGAGAAGTCCGCACGAGAGGTCCTCGGAGCGACATTCGTCCGACTCTTCGGAATCGagcagcgacgacgacgatgaatCTAACGAATCGAATAAAGGTTCTGGGGGCGATTCCAATGATGGCTCAGAATACAACAATCCAAGTCCATTGTCCGTCGATCGATTAGCCAAATCCGATCATTCAGATGGAGACTCTCCGGGACATGTCGAGTCCAACAATGCTCCGAAAAACATagaagaggaggaaaagaaagaggaggaaCCAGAGTTACCGCCATATCTGCCAGCTATTCAAG GTTGTAGAAGCGTCGAAGAATTTCAATGTCTAAATCGAATCGAAGAAGGTACATATGGAGTCGTGTACAGAGCACGTGACAAACGTACAGATGAGATAGTCGCGTTAAAACGACTGAAAATGGAAAAGGAGAAGGAAGGCTTTCCGATTACGAGTCTGAGGGAGATCAATACATTATTGAAAGCGCAGCATCCCAATATTGTTACCGTGCGTGAGATAGTCGTCGGCAGTAACATGgataagatatttattgtcATGGATTACGTAGAGCACGATCTGAAATCCCTAATAGAAACCATGAAACAGAAGAAACAAGTTTTTATACCCG GAGAAGTTAAATGTCTTATGCAACAATTGTTACGCGCGGTCGCGCATCTGCATGATAATTGGATATTGCATCGCGATCTAAAGACGTCCAATTTGCTGTTAAGTCACAGGGGCATTTTGAAAGTCGGCGATTTTGGCTTAGCTCGTGAATATGGTTCTCCCTTGAGGCAATACACGCCTATCGTCGTAACGCTTTGGTATAGAGCTCCTGAATTATTGCTGTGTGACAAAGAATATGCAGGAATATATAGTACACCAATAGACATGTGGTCCGTAGG GTGCATTTTCGCTGAGCTTTTAAGAATGGAACCATTGTTCCCAGGAAAGTCGGATATAGATCAAttgaataagatatttaaggAGCTGGGTACACCGAGCGAAAGAATCTGGCCAGGATATGCTAAATTACCCATAGTACAAAAGATTCCATTCGCGCATTACCCTGTAAATAATCTCAGACAAAGATTTAGTTTATCGTTGTCCGATTTAGGTATCGAGTTGCTGAACAA ATTTCTAACGTATGATCCTCGCCAACGTGTAACCGCCGAAGACGCCAGTAATCATGGCTATTTTACTGAAGCGCCTTTGCCAATCGACCCGCAAATGTTTCCCACGTGGCCCGCCAAATCGGAGCAAGGAATTAGAACTACGAACGCGTCCCCGAAACCACCGAGCGGCGGCAGAGAATATAAGCAATTGGGCGACGGTGACGACGCCGATTTGAGCAACTCCGGTTTCCACATGGGCATGATGGAGGGTGGCAGGGCGCCGCCGGTTGGCGGTGGCTTTCACTTGAAATTCtag